A single region of the Manihot esculenta cultivar AM560-2 chromosome 12, M.esculenta_v8, whole genome shotgun sequence genome encodes:
- the LOC110628487 gene encoding indole-3-glycerol phosphate synthase, chloroplastic: protein MEGLVSTRVSLRTTLCHRPKFSIRRPMDFPKLNRLSVASIRAQQPETKEGAVTVSAVREEQANTLQVKEWEVDMLQNEVAASQGIRIRRRPPTGPPLHYVGPFEFRIQNEGNTPRNILEEIIWHKDTEVSQLKERRPLFQLKKSLENAPPPRDFIGALKEANLRTGLPGLIAEVKKASPSRGILREDFDPVEIAQAYERGGAACLSVLTDEKFFKGSFENLELIRKSGVKCPLLCKEFVIDAWQIYNARAKGADAILLIAAVLPDLDIRYMVKICKMLGLAALVEVHDEREMDRVLGIEGIELIGINNRNLETFEVDISNTRKLLEGERGQLIQQKGIIVVGESGLFTPDDIAYVQEAGVKAVLVGESIVKQNDPAKGITGLFGKEISS, encoded by the exons ATGGAGGGATTGGTTTCAACTAGGGTTTCCCTCAGGACTACTCTCTGTCACAGACCAAAGTTCTCAATCAGACGCCCAATGGACTTCCCTAAACTGAATCGTTTATCTGTTGCTTCAATTCGAGCTCAACAG CCGGAGACCAAGGAGGGTGCGGTTACGGTGTCCGCCGTGAGGGAGGAGCAGGCAAATACCCTCCAAGTGAAGGAGTGGGAAGTGGATATGCTCCAAAACGAGGTGGCTGCTAGCCAGGGGATTAGAATTAGGAGGAGGCCGCCAACGGGGCCGCCTTTGCACTATGTTGGACCTTTTGAATTTCGCATACAGAACGAGGGTAATACCCCCAGGAACATCCTCGAGGAAATCATATGGCACAAGGACACTGAAGTCTCCCAA TTAAAAGAGAGAAGGCCTCTCTTCCAGCTGAAGAAATCTCTCGAGAATGCTCCTCCTCCGAGAGATTTTATTGGTGCTCTCAAGGAAGCTAATCTTCGAACTGGACTTCCAGGGTTGATTGCTGAAGTGAAGAAGGCTTCTCCAAGCAGAGGAATCCTAAGAGAGGACTTTGATCCA GTTGAAATTGCCCAAGCTTATGAGAGAGGTGGTGCTGCATGTCTCAGTGTTTTGACTGATGAAAAGTTTTTTAAG GGGAGCTTTGAAAATCTGGAGTTAATAAGGAAGTCAGGAGTAAAG TGCCCATTACTGTGCAAAGAATTTGTTATAGATGCATGGCAGATCTACAATGCACGAGCTAAAGGTGCAGATGCTattcttttaattgctgccgtTTTGCCTGATCTTGACATCAGATACATGGTCAAAATCTGCAAAATGCTTGGGTTGGCAGCACTTGTTGAG GTGCACGATGAGAGGGAGATGGATCGTGTACTTGGAATAGAGGGAATTGAGCTAATTGGTATCAACAATCGTAATCTTG AAACATTTGAAGTTGATATCAGCAACACAAGGAAGCTTCTTGAAGGAGAGCGAGGTCAACTTATCCAACAAAAAGGCATAATT GTTGTTGGGGAATCTGGGCTATTTACTCCTGATGATATTGCTTATGTACAAGAAGCTGGTGTGAAAGCG GTTTTGGTTGGGGAGTCGATTGTGAAACAAAATGACCCTGCCAAGGGAATAACTGGACTTTTTGGTAAAGAAATTTCATCATGA